In Haliscomenobacter hydrossis DSM 1100, the DNA window GCTCAACCACGCCCTTGCTGGTTCCTGAATTTGATTATGAATTGCAAGGTATGGAGGACCCTCGTATTGTAAAGATCGACGATCTGTATTACCTCTCCTATACCGCCTATGACGGCTTAAACGCGCTGGGCGCACTGGCAATTTCTACCGATTTGCAACATTTTGAAAAGCAGGGATTGATCGTGCCCCAAATTACGTACGAGGATTTCAACAGACTTGCCGAAATCAAGGGATTGATCAATGAGAAATACCTGCGCTACAATGAGCACAAACGAGATTTTGAACCACCGGGTAAAAAAGCCTACCTCTGGGATAAAAATTTGATTTTTTTTCCAAGGAGAATAAACAGCAAATTGTGCTTCTTACATCGGATCAAGCCTGATATTCAGATTCTTGTCTCCATTGATCATCTACAAGAGTTAAACCCTGAGTTTTGGCAAAATTATTTTCTTCATTTTGACGAATGTATTGTTCTTGCACCCAAATATGCACACGAAGTAAGTTACATCGGCGGCGGATGCCCACCCATTGAAACCGAAAAAGGCTGGATATTGATTTATCATGGGGTATGTGATACCCTGAAAGGTTATGTCTACTCTGCTTGTGCTGCCTTACTGGATTTGGAGGATCCCCGCAAAGAAATCGCCCGACTGCCTTACCCGCTATTCAAACCAGAATTCGAATGGGAATTGAAAGGAGAAGTCAACAACGTGTGTTTTCCCACTGGAGCTGCCTTGTTTGACGACCGCTTGTACATTTATTACGGAGCTGCCGATGAGCGCATTGCCTGCGCTTCGGTGTCTTTACCCGAACTCTTAGCGGAGTTGACCCAAAACACAACCAAACATGAATAATGAACTCGTTTTTGATGTCCCACAAAATGCCATACATCCCTCATTTCCAGAAGTCATTCCCAAGAAGCTGGTGGGAATGCGCCAAATCTTCAGGAACCAATTACCCGAAATCTTATTCATCACCTCTTATCCACCCCGGGAATGTGGGATAGCCACCTACTCACAGGACTTACTCAAGGCGCTTAAAAATCAATACCGCAATTCCTTCTCGCTCAAAGTTTGTGCCCTGGAAGCAGGAACAAACGATTATACTTACCCCAAAGAAGTAAAATACCAGCTCAATACGCAGGATTTATCTCAATATCCGGAGATGGCGCATCTCATCAATGTTGACATGAGGATTGAGCTGGTCTTGATTCAACACGAATTCGGGTTCTTTCAAGGTAAAGCAGAGGGGGCATTTCTCCAGTTTTTATCCTGGATGACCAAACCTGTCGTCATTGTTTTTCATACTGTACTTCCCAATCCAGACGCCGCATTAAAGGAAAAAGTGCAGAAAATTGCGGCAGCCTGTGCCTCAATTGTGGTCATGACTCAAAATTCCGCACAAGTGCTGATCGACGATTATGGCGTATTACCACAAAACATTGAAGTTATCCCGCATGGTACACACCTGGTGCCTCATCTGGACAAAACCACGCTCAAAGAGAAGTATGGATTGAGCAACCGCAAAGTGCTTTCTACTTTTGGATTGCTCAATTCAGGCAAAGGTATCGAAACGACCCTGATTGCATTACCAGCCATCATTGCGCTCAATCCAGAGGTTTTGTTTCTGATCATTGGCAAAACCCACCCCGGTGTAATCAAATCGGAAGGGGAAAAATACCGCATGATGCTGCTGCAAAAAGTACAGGAATTAAAATTGCAGCAACACGTCATTTTTATCAATAGCTACCTTCCCCTGCAAGATTTGTTGGAGTATTTGCAGCTCACCGATGTGTACCTGTTTACCTCCCAGGATCCCAACCAGGCCGTAAGTGGAACGTTCTCCTATGCCATGAGTTGTGGTTGCCCGATTATCTCTACACCCATTCCGCACGCGCGGGAAGTGCTGCGGGAAGATTCGGGCATCATTGTTGATTTTCAACATGTAGCACAGTTGGCCAATGGAGTCAACCGCATCTTGGGCGACGAGTCTTTAAGCGCAGCGTTCCGATCCAATACCTTGCAACGCATTGTTCCAAGCGCCTGGGAAAACTCGGCCATTGCCCACGCTTTGTTGTTGCAGAAAGTAGCTGGCTCCCGGATTGGCCTGGATATTTTTTCGCAAGAACCCTCATCCATTCGCCACAAAGCTGAAAAAATTGCCTTGCAAAACCGCTTACCTGAAGTCAACCTGGAACACGTCAAAAAAATGACCACCGATTTTGGCATGATCCAGTTTGCAAAAATCAATCAACCCGATATCGATTCCGGCTACACCCTCGACGACAATGCCCGCGCATTGATTGCGATGTGTATGCATTACGAGTCAAGCGGAGACATCAACGATCTGGAATACCTGCGCATTTATCTCGATTTTATCCAGTTTTGCCAGCAACCCGCTGGTGATTTTTTGAATTATGTAGACAAAGCTTACCTATTTACGGCACAGAATAGCGCGACCAATCTGGCTGATTCCAATGGCCGCGCCATTTGGGCCCTGGGTTATTTGATTTCCAGACGGGCTTTGTTGCCCACGGCACTGGTCACGATGGCACAGGGCATCTTGCACCGGGCGCTGCTGCAGGTAGAAGGTATGCACTCCACCCGCGCGATGGCTTTTGTCATCAAGGGATTGTATTACGCTAACCTCGAAAAAAAATCGCTCCACTATGTCCAATTGATCAAAACCCTGGCCAATCGTTTGGTGCAGATGTATCGGCATGAATCGGAGCAGCATTGGCAATGGTACGAAGGGTACCTGACCTATGCCAATAGCATTTTACCCGAAGCACTGTTGTGCGCCTGGTTGGAAACGGGTGCGGAAGTCTACAAAGAAACCGCCGAAGCCTCCTTCAATTTTTTGCTGTCGCGCACGTTTGACAAAACCAGAATTAAGGTCATTTCCAACCAGAGCTGGTTGCACAAAGGCCAGGAATCCGCCGTTTATGGCGAACAACCCATCGATGTAGCCTATACCATTTTTACCCTCAGTAAATTTTATGATGTTTTTGAGGACGAAAACCATTTGCACAAAATGGAAACGGCCTTCAATTGGTTTTTGGGCAACAACCACCTGCACCAAATCATTTACAACCCCTGTACGGGTGGCTGTTATGATGGTCTGGAAGAAAAGCAGGTGAACCTCAACCAGGGTGCTGAATCTACGCTGAGTTACCTGATGGCGAGACTAACCATGGAAAAATACCTCAAAACTCAAGCCAAATGACCCATCTAAAAGACAACCGCACGGTTCGGTTCGAAGAAATCGAATCCGATCGTTTAAGAGAGGAAAGTGACCTGGAAGAAAATTCTCCAGGCATTGAGAACCCTCCGACTGGAAAATTCTTTTCCTCGGCTACCCGCTACCATTCGGACGCCATGCTGCATTTTGAAGCGGGAAAACAACTTAAATCGCGAGAACAAATCGATTTAGCACAACAGGAACTCATCCATGAAATCATGGAGGTTACCTCGGCCATCCGCGAAGCTTTTGCTGAATTCTACCAGGTGTTGAGTGAAACGCCGTTGTTCATTGCCAGACAAGATAA includes these proteins:
- a CDS encoding glycosyltransferase, which translates into the protein MNNELVFDVPQNAIHPSFPEVIPKKLVGMRQIFRNQLPEILFITSYPPRECGIATYSQDLLKALKNQYRNSFSLKVCALEAGTNDYTYPKEVKYQLNTQDLSQYPEMAHLINVDMRIELVLIQHEFGFFQGKAEGAFLQFLSWMTKPVVIVFHTVLPNPDAALKEKVQKIAAACASIVVMTQNSAQVLIDDYGVLPQNIEVIPHGTHLVPHLDKTTLKEKYGLSNRKVLSTFGLLNSGKGIETTLIALPAIIALNPEVLFLIIGKTHPGVIKSEGEKYRMMLLQKVQELKLQQHVIFINSYLPLQDLLEYLQLTDVYLFTSQDPNQAVSGTFSYAMSCGCPIISTPIPHAREVLREDSGIIVDFQHVAQLANGVNRILGDESLSAAFRSNTLQRIVPSAWENSAIAHALLLQKVAGSRIGLDIFSQEPSSIRHKAEKIALQNRLPEVNLEHVKKMTTDFGMIQFAKINQPDIDSGYTLDDNARALIAMCMHYESSGDINDLEYLRIYLDFIQFCQQPAGDFLNYVDKAYLFTAQNSATNLADSNGRAIWALGYLISRRALLPTALVTMAQGILHRALLQVEGMHSTRAMAFVIKGLYYANLEKKSLHYVQLIKTLANRLVQMYRHESEQHWQWYEGYLTYANSILPEALLCAWLETGAEVYKETAEASFNFLLSRTFDKTRIKVISNQSWLHKGQESAVYGEQPIDVAYTIFTLSKFYDVFEDENHLHKMETAFNWFLGNNHLHQIIYNPCTGGCYDGLEEKQVNLNQGAESTLSYLMARLTMEKYLKTQAK
- a CDS encoding pesticidal protein Cry7Aa, whose amino-acid sequence is MVNVTKHGVILRKTELGFENEGVLNPAAIREGDFVHLFYRAVSKGNHSSVGYCKLKGPLTVQDRSTTPLLVPEFDYELQGMEDPRIVKIDDLYYLSYTAYDGLNALGALAISTDLQHFEKQGLIVPQITYEDFNRLAEIKGLINEKYLRYNEHKRDFEPPGKKAYLWDKNLIFFPRRINSKLCFLHRIKPDIQILVSIDHLQELNPEFWQNYFLHFDECIVLAPKYAHEVSYIGGGCPPIETEKGWILIYHGVCDTLKGYVYSACAALLDLEDPRKEIARLPYPLFKPEFEWELKGEVNNVCFPTGAALFDDRLYIYYGAADERIACASVSLPELLAELTQNTTKHE